One genomic segment of Mytilus galloprovincialis chromosome 5, xbMytGall1.hap1.1, whole genome shotgun sequence includes these proteins:
- the LOC143074853 gene encoding uncharacterized protein LOC143074853 produces MSSKLTVCGVCEYRNINKPSVVWCLECDEGLCEECKEHHAASKVSRDHSCVSISEYQKLPTNILDITQTCPKHNGKYQIFCKKHDSSCCRRCVIETHDQCGELNAIEDVIRNVKSSNAFLDMEQVFDELLENLQRIRKDRQDNLKSLKENRTRIELEIKKTRILINDHLDKLQESLMKELYAAEEKENKKISCLISSVQEKEREITECQTNFDKIKQHASDLQTFVAMKHIQQDVKNNEQFIESLLKEDNMNHVIISFEKENTLKTLPTALHKMGTIILDTNPSDTTLTKRKNKQAQIIVSNLHVPSIDDLKLTLRQTVETNGTYIVDCFILPDGRMIFSCFKSRKIYIIKTDGSLDFTLETGLFIFHIHYIEDSQKLVVTSGTDTSITIIDIKNKNTEKSIQVGSWIYGIVHKDGKLFYNGGTRGLCVVSLDDDSVTQLVNVDLPSNNSIAMWSDQLYYINHNNSVTCCDLLGTLKWTIELAAMLSCAQGITVDNNGRVYVSDCSSHNVVVISPDGNKHRQLLSEEDGLNGPQSLFFDRRNKKLLISNKNRLAFLYDVSN; encoded by the coding sequence ATGTCGAGTAAGTTGACCGTATGTGGAGTATGCGAATACCGCAACATCAACAAACCCTCGGTAGTCTGGTGTTTGGAATGCGACGAAGGACTTTGCGAGGAGTGTAAAGAGCATCATGCAGCTTCAAAGGTTTCCAGAGACCATAGTTGTGTTTCAATCTCCGAGTACCAGAAACTACCTACCAATATACTGGATATTACTCAAACTTGTCCTAAGCACAATGGAAAATACCAAATATTTTGTAAGAAACACGACAGTTCTTGCTGTAGACGATGTGTTATTGAAACGCATGATCAATGCGGTGAATTGAACGCGATAGAGGACGtcattagaaatgttaaatcatcaAATGCATTCTTGGATATGGAACAAGTCTTCGATGAACTTTTAGAAAATTTACAGAGAATAAGAAAAGATAGGCAAGACAACCTAAAAAGTCTTAAGGAGAACAGGACCAGAATTGAATTAGAGATAAAGAAGACCCGAATATTGATTAACGATCATCTCGATAAATTGCAGGAAAGCCTGATGAAAGAGTTGTATGCCGCTGAGGaaaaggaaaacaagaaaatcagCTGTTTAATATCATCCGTACAAGAGAAAGAAAGGGAGATAACAGAATGCCAGACAAATTTCGATAAAATAAAACAGCATGCTTCAGACCTCCAGACATTCGTGGCTATGAAACACATCCAACAAGATGTAAAAAACAACGAACAATTCATAGAATCCTTGTTGAAAGAAGACAATATGAACCATGTtattatttcttttgaaaaagaaaacactttgAAAACTCTACCTACCGCTCTACACAAGATGGGAACCATTATCTTAGATACCAATCCAAGTGATACAACATTAACAAAACGGAAAAACAAACAAGCACAGATAATTGTGTCTAACTTACATGTACCTAGCATTGATGATCTCAAACTAACTCTAAGACAGACCGTGGAAACAAATGGAACATATATTGTTGATTGCTTCATACTACCTGATGGCAGAATGATTTTTTCATGCTTCAAAAGTAGAAAAATCTACATAATCAAAACCGATGGTTCGTTGGATTTTACATTAGAGACTggattgtttatttttcatatacACTATATAGAGGACAGTCAGAAACTTGTCGTAACATCTGGCACGGACACGTCTATCACGATAATCgatataaagaacaaaaatactgaaaaatcgATTCAAGTCGGGTCTTGGATTTATGGAATAGTTCACAAAGATGGGAAATTGTTCTATAATGGAGGTACACGTGGATTATGTGTTGTAAGTTTAGATGACGACTCAGTGACTCAGCTAGTTAACGTTGACTTGCCTTCAAATAACAGCATTGCAATGTGGTCAGACcaactatattatataaatcataATAATTCTGTAACATGTTGTGATCTGCTAGGGACATTAAAATGGACAATTGAACTTGCAGCAATGCTTTCATGTGCACAGGGTATTACAGTAGACAATAACGGACGTGTTTACGTATCAGACTGTAGTTCACACAATGTGGTTGTCATTTCACCAGACGGAAACAAACACAGACAACTGCTGTCAGAGGAAGATGGTCTTAATGGGCCACAATCTCTGTTCTTTGATCGAAGGAACAAAAAGTTacttatttcaaacaaaaaccgGTTAGCATTTCTTTATGATGTTTCAAATTGA